GAATCGGACATATAAAATCGCTCTGTACCAGTCGGAGGTACATCCAAATAACATCGCGAATCACATCAAGAAGTGCATGGAAATTTTCCAAATTTCATCAGAATTCGCTTATCATAAAAACTAAAGATCATATTTTCCAATCTGGTCGACGGGTACCACATATTTACCAAAAATGGATCAACTGAAAGAATGAAATACCCCTAACCGTACAAAGAGTATACGGGTATATCCTCATCTACGGGCATTAATCCCTTGATACTCTCGAACAACCACTAAAACCATGAACAACAACAGACGCAGCTTTATCAAAAAAGCAGCTATTGGTGCCGCTGCATTCACTATTTTACCAAGACACGTTTTGGGTGCTATGGGGGGAGATAAATACATCGGCCCCAACGATCAGCTAACGCGTGCCATCATTGGAGTAGGCGGTATCGGTACAGGACCGCTTCACATGACGAGCGACCAAACCTGTCGGCTGGTAGGCGTTTGCGATGTCGATTCCAATCACTTGAAAAACGGAGTCAATATGGCCAAACAGAAGTTCAATCAACAGGTCAAAGCATACCACGACTTCCGGGAATTGATCCACGACCCCAATGTTGACATCGTTCATATCGCAACCCCACCGCACTGGCACGGCATTATGGCCGTCGAAGCAGCCCGTGCAGGCAAGGATATTTTCTGTGAAAAGCCGATGACTCGTACCATTGGAGAAGGCAAACGCATCTTACAGGCAGTCAAGGGACATGGCCGTATTTTCCGCATCAATACGTGGTTCCGATTCAAAGATACATTCTACGGACTTGGAACCGAAACGCGACCTTTGAAGAAGCTCGTCGACAGCGGTTTGCTGGGCTGGCCACTTACCGTGAGAATCTCCGGCGCCACGGGATTTGCATGGAAATTCTTCTGGACGGGACGGGACAAACTGACCCCGGAACCCGTCCCGGCTAACCTGGATTACGACATGTGGCTTGGGCCGGCTCCGTACAAGCCCTACAATGCCCACAGAACGCACCAGACCTTCCGCGGGTATTGGGATTACGATGGCGGTGGCTTGGGCGACATGGGCCAGCATTATATCGACCCCGTTCAATACATCCTGGGGAAAGACAATACCTTCCCCATCAAGGTGGAAGTCGATGCCCCTCAACAGCACCCGGACGCCATCGGCATCTGGAGAAAAATCGTCTTCACCTACGAAGACGGCTGCAAGATTATTCTGGAAGGTGAAGGCTTCGAAAGCCCGGGTAAAGTTCCCTATATCGAAGGGCCGAACGGCAAAGTTTATAAGGGATTCGAATGCACCATCCCAAATGTCATGGAAAAAATTGCTGCGATGCCCGATCCGGAAATCCGCAACACGGACTTCCTGGAATGCGTGAGAACGCGTCAACAATTCGCCCTCGACGAAGATAAGTCTTACCACAGTTGTACCATCGTCAATATGGGAGTCTGTGCCTTGAGATTGAATCGCACGCTGCATTTTGATCCGAAGACCCAGCTCTTCATTAACGATGATGCGGCAAACCGGCTCATCGACCAACCCATGCGCGGCTCGTGGGGCAGATACATGTAATACAAACACAACAACCATAATCCCAGAATATCCAATGAAAGGTTTATACCTTATGTCGTTATTGGCTGTATCTCCCCTGTTCGCTCAGTCTACAGGTAGCCAGCAACGCACAATTGAAACGGTCGTCATGGACGTATTGGCTCAGCTCCCCGCTGATTCTCAAGCCAAACAGCAACAGCGTATGCAGGACTTCCTGAAGGAACCACAGCAGATCGTGGAAATCCTCGGCAGCATGCTGACCGACCCAGCCAAAGGACAGAACGCCAAGGTCGAATACGCCATCAGCGGTCTGGTCTCTCACGTAACTGCCGCTGGTCAGGATCAGGCGCTCGCCAGCGTCCGAGCCGGCCTGCGAAACGCCATTCAGAAATGCCCCTTCAACGATGGCAAGGCATTCTTAATGTCCCAGTTGCAATGGTGCAGCGGCCCGGAAGATTCCGACGCCCTCACTGCTTATCTTCAGGACAAAGAACTTGCCTCGCCAGCGATAAATGCCCTCATCCAGACACCGGGGACAGATAACTTGATTATCAAGATGCTGAACGAGCAGAAGTTCGATCGTAATCTCCTTGCCTATGCCGTTAAGGAAAAGGCTCTCGCCGAAGCCGAAACAAGTTTGCTGGCCTGGTTGAAGGACGAAGCGGATGCCTCGACAAAAGCAATGATCTGCTCGGCTTTGGCCTCCTGCGGCAGCAAAGCATCTCTGGACGCCTTGGCACCCATCTCGATGGTGGATTACCTGAACTTGCTCCAGAAACTATCGAAAGCAGCACCGTCGGATGATATCAAACAGCGTGCCCGCGCCCTGCTCACAGACCAGCCGACCCAGGTTCGCACGGCAGCCATGCAAGCAGTCATCAATATGGAAGCCGACATCCAGCCGATTCTTCAGGAAACGCTCAAGGATCCCGATTCGGAATACAGAAATGCCGTTCTCAAAATGTTGTCGCCACGCATGACAGCAGAGATTACAACATGTCTCCCGGCTCTTTATCCTGCGTTGACGGATGCAGCTAAAATTGACCTCGTCAACTGGCTGGGCAACACCCATGCCGAAGACCGCATGGACATCATGGAGACAGCCGTTCAGGAAGGAAAACCTGCCCTGAGCCAATCAGCCTTGATTGCCGCCAGTAAACTGAAGACCGAACGCGCCGCTCAACTCCTCGTCTCGCAGCTTTCTGGCCCCAACCGCCAAGTGGCTGCCCAGGCTATTCTGGCCAGCAAGACCAACCTGGTCGACAAATTGGCGGCCTTGCTGGATGCTCCCGACAAGGAAGTGAAGCAACAGGTCTTGTCGATTGTATCTCAGCGACGCATGAAGCAGGTCGCCGACAAAGTCTTCAACTTGCTGGATTCCCCGGATGCCCAGTTGCGCCAAGCTGCCTACAATGCACTCAACGGCGTCGTGTCGGAAGCCGATCTGAACCGTCTCATTGAGATGCTCAAGAAGCCTGATGGAACCGACCTCCCCAAGTTGCAGGAAGCCATCAAGATGGCCATGTTGGCCATGAGCCCGGACAAGAAGTTGCAGACCATTTCGGACTGGATGGCGAACGCGCCCCGCCCAGAGATCTATTATTCGTTGCTGGCCTCTGCGGGTACGGATGCGGCAGCCACACGCCTGATTGAGGAATACAACAGTGGCAAATCAGCCGACAAGGCTTTGGCTGAACTACTGAAGATGTCCAATCCTCCGGTCTTGAAGTTCCTGTGGACCCTGATTGCTCAGGATAAGGCTACGGAACCCGTGATTGCCCGTTTCATTGCTTTATCCCAAAGCAGTAAGGGCAATCTCAAAGAACGTTGCGGCCAGTATGGAAAACTCCTTCAATCCAATATCTCTACAGCTATCAAGAAGAGCCTTGTCTCTGCGCTGTCCACAGTACCTACGGGCGATTCCTTCACATTGGCTGCCAAGTATTTAGATGATCCGGATTCCGCGTACGAAGCCGCCAATACCGTCAAATCCATTGCCTCCAACAAATCGGTTCCCATCGACAATAAAGAACTGCTCCCGGCGCTCAACAAAGCCATAGCAATTCTCAAAGAGACGGGCAATGCTGATGACGGCTACGCTGTGGACGCCATCAAGAAGTTGCTCACCGAATTGAAACCCGTAGAGCCTTTTGTCCTTTCCGATGACGAGAAGAAGCAGGGATTCGAACTTTTGTTCGACGGGACGGATCTTTCCAAGTGGCAGGATAATGCCACGGGATACAAAGTTGCCAACGGAGCCATCCACGTCGTCGAGGACTACGGTCACAACCTGTACACCAGGAAGGAATACCAGGACTTCGTCATGCGATTCAGCTTCTGCTTTGCCCGCCCAGGCGTCAACAACGGCATCGGAGTCAGAACTCCTGTAGGTGTCGATGCAGCATACGACGGCATGTGCGAATTGCAGATCATCGACAATGACGCCCCTGAGTATGCCCACCTCGCCGATTACCAGTACCATGGCTCGGTGTATGGCATCATACCGGCTCGCCGCATCAAACTCAAACCCATCGGACAGTGGAATGAAGAAGAAA
This is a stretch of genomic DNA from Akkermansia sp. N21116. It encodes these proteins:
- a CDS encoding Gfo/Idh/MocA family oxidoreductase encodes the protein MNNNRRSFIKKAAIGAAAFTILPRHVLGAMGGDKYIGPNDQLTRAIIGVGGIGTGPLHMTSDQTCRLVGVCDVDSNHLKNGVNMAKQKFNQQVKAYHDFRELIHDPNVDIVHIATPPHWHGIMAVEAARAGKDIFCEKPMTRTIGEGKRILQAVKGHGRIFRINTWFRFKDTFYGLGTETRPLKKLVDSGLLGWPLTVRISGATGFAWKFFWTGRDKLTPEPVPANLDYDMWLGPAPYKPYNAHRTHQTFRGYWDYDGGGLGDMGQHYIDPVQYILGKDNTFPIKVEVDAPQQHPDAIGIWRKIVFTYEDGCKIILEGEGFESPGKVPYIEGPNGKVYKGFECTIPNVMEKIAAMPDPEIRNTDFLECVRTRQQFALDEDKSYHSCTIVNMGVCALRLNRTLHFDPKTQLFINDDAANRLIDQPMRGSWGRYM
- a CDS encoding family 16 glycoside hydrolase produces the protein MKGLYLMSLLAVSPLFAQSTGSQQRTIETVVMDVLAQLPADSQAKQQQRMQDFLKEPQQIVEILGSMLTDPAKGQNAKVEYAISGLVSHVTAAGQDQALASVRAGLRNAIQKCPFNDGKAFLMSQLQWCSGPEDSDALTAYLQDKELASPAINALIQTPGTDNLIIKMLNEQKFDRNLLAYAVKEKALAEAETSLLAWLKDEADASTKAMICSALASCGSKASLDALAPISMVDYLNLLQKLSKAAPSDDIKQRARALLTDQPTQVRTAAMQAVINMEADIQPILQETLKDPDSEYRNAVLKMLSPRMTAEITTCLPALYPALTDAAKIDLVNWLGNTHAEDRMDIMETAVQEGKPALSQSALIAASKLKTERAAQLLVSQLSGPNRQVAAQAILASKTNLVDKLAALLDAPDKEVKQQVLSIVSQRRMKQVADKVFNLLDSPDAQLRQAAYNALNGVVSEADLNRLIEMLKKPDGTDLPKLQEAIKMAMLAMSPDKKLQTISDWMANAPRPEIYYSLLASAGTDAAATRLIEEYNSGKSADKALAELLKMSNPPVLKFLWTLIAQDKATEPVIARFIALSQSSKGNLKERCGQYGKLLQSNISTAIKKSLVSALSTVPTGDSFTLAAKYLDDPDSAYEAANTVKSIASNKSVPIDNKELLPALNKAIAILKETGNADDGYAVDAIKKLLTELKPVEPFVLSDDEKKQGFELLFDGTDLSKWQDNATGYKVANGAIHVVEDYGHNLYTRKEYQDFVMRFSFCFARPGVNNGIGVRTPVGVDAAYDGMCELQIIDNDAPEYAHLADYQYHGSVYGIIPARRIKLKPIGQWNEEEIKVVGDHITVTVNGEVILDANVREACQGHNVSPKAGEKNPYTMDKRDHPGMFNKKGFISYCGHGAGFMLKNIRVLDLSAQAAQK